A single Capra hircus breed San Clemente chromosome 13, ASM170441v1, whole genome shotgun sequence DNA region contains:
- the CST11 gene encoding cystatin-11 has product MARTWQGPRLLLAVVGALVALSYQSKRRTFILVYEVPVSDPVVVTTMDFLTEDFNKKNEDLYNFRIVRVLKAVKRLTDHLEYQVNLEMRRTTCLKSKLTNCSFQEGKLYKKIDCYFSVFVIPWFEKYKVLAQNCTNV; this is encoded by the exons ATGGCCAGAACCTGGCAGGGCCCCCGGCTGCTGCTGGCTGTTGTGGgggctctggtggccctcagctATCAATCAAAGCGGAGGACCTTCATTCTTGTCTACGAGGTGCCTGTGTCAGACCCCGTGGTGGTGACCACCATGGACTTTTTGACTGAGGACTTCAACAAGAAGAACGAGGACCTGTACAACTTCAGGATCGTGCGTGTCCTGAAGGCCGTGAAGAGG CTGACTGACCACCTGGAGTATCAGGTCAACCTGGAGATGCGGCGGACTACCTGCCTCAAGTCGAAGCTGACCAACTGCTCCTTCCAGGAAGGGAAACTCTACAAG aaaatcgATTGCTACTTCTCAGTATTTGTTATTCCCTGGTTTGAAAAGTATAAAGTTCTGGCTCAAAACTGCACAAATGTCTAG
- the LOC102173204 gene encoding probable cystatin-16 → MRLPTWPLFGAHRRDWPGMLRKGWAEAPSKQKASSTGLQGVRAVEGTAGRRTLPRPCQLSFGLRSSSMFLKATLLLGLAVLGIHVWAIEMEFVDISKDLDYFAVSVEFAVAWFNSGNTEEQAYKLLEVRRAQQKSWTMIYLMELDLGRTVCKKHDEDIDKCPLQESPGERKLNCTFIVDSRPWFTQFTLLNSTCQQI, encoded by the exons ATGCGACTCCCCACTTGGCCTCTGTTTGGTGCCCACAGGCGAGACTGGCCGGGGATGCTGCGGAAGGGCTGGGCAGAGGCCCCCTCAAAGCAGAAGGCCAGCAGCACAGGGCTGCAGGGGGTACGGGCTGTGGAGGGCACCGCTGGCCGGAGAACACTCCCACGCCCCTGTCAGCTGTCTTTTGGGCTGAGGTCGAGCAGCATGTTTCTGAAGGCGACTCTGCTTCTGGGGCTTGCTGTCCTGGGCATTCATGTCTGGGCCATTGAAATGGAATTCGTAGACATTAGTAAGGACCTCGATTATTTTGCGGTGTCTGTGGAGTTCGCTGTGGCTTGGTTCAACAGTGGCAATACCGAGGAGCAGGCCTACAAGCTGCTAGAGGTGAGGCGAGCCCAACAAAAG AGCTGGACAATGATATATTTAATGGAACTGGACCTGGGCCGCACAGTTTGTAAGAAACACGACGAAGACATTGACAAATGCCCCCTGCAAGAAAGCCCAGGAGAGAGAAAG ctgaaCTGCACTTTCATTGTGGACTCACGGCCCTGGTTTACCCAGTTCACCCTCCTGAACAGCACCTGCCAGCAGATATAG
- the LOC102173480 gene encoding probable cystatin-15, with the protein MFWKLPLLLGLLALGPHVCSWMFEDVRKTGKEFSLCVEFALHHFNEHQPDENAYKLLWVRRSQRKKYSLTYLMDLDLGRTICKKHDEDIDNCPLQEGPEGKKVNCTFIVDSRPSFTQFTLLSSTCQQI; encoded by the exons ATGTTCTGGAAGCTGCCTCTGCTCCTGGGGCTTCTTGCTTTGGGGCCTCACGTCTGCAGCTGGATGTTTGAGGACGTCAGGAAGACAGGGAAAGAGTTCAGCCTGTGTGTGGAGTTTGCCTTGCACCACTTCAATGAGCACCAACCAGACGAGAATGCATACAAGCTGCTGTGGGTCAGACGGAGTCAGCGCAAG AAGTACTCTTTGACATATTTAATGGACCTGGACCTGGGCCGCACAATCTGTAAAAAACACGACGAAGACATCGACAACTGCCCCTTGCAAGAAGGCCCTGAAGGGAAAAAG gtgaacTGCACTTTCATTGTGGACTCACGGCCCTCTTTTACCCAGTTCACCCTCCTGAGCAGCACCTGCCAGCAGATATAG
- the LOC102183702 gene encoding cystatin-8 yields the protein MTRLWGTYQLWLALLVALVALVALGGSTLVYKDTDKVLWALRNVSSSSGNMKQCLWFAMQEYNKDSRDKFFFQVVKVWQVQMQVTDRLEYFIDAEISRTNCRKLPNGNKNCVVKNTSKLEKRQMCTFWVGALPWHGYFTVMKKQCVDV from the exons ATGACCAGACTCTGGGGGACCTACCAGCTCTGGCTTGCCCTCCTGGTGGCCCTGGTGGCCCTGGTGGCCCTGGGGGGCAGCACGCTTGTATACAAGGACACGGACAAGGTCTTGTGGGCATTAAGGAACGTCAGCAGCTCGAGTGGCAACATGAAGCAGTGCCTGTGGTTCGCCATGCAGGAGTACAACAAGGACAGCAGGGACAAATTCTTCTTCCAGGTGGTCAAGGTGTGGCAGGTGCAGATGCAG GTCACGGATCGTCTGGAATACTTTATTGATGCTGAAATCTCCCGCACCAACTGCAGAAAGCTTCCAAACGGTAACAAGAATTGTGTGGTTAAGAACACCTCCAAACTGGAAAAG AGACAAATGTGCACCTTCTGGGTGGGCGCACTCCCATGGCACGGCTATTTCACGGTGATGAAGAAGCAGTGTGTGGACGTCTAG